A window of Rhododendron vialii isolate Sample 1 chromosome 13a, ASM3025357v1 contains these coding sequences:
- the LOC131313525 gene encoding ATP-dependent Clp protease proteolytic subunit 5, chloroplastic: protein MAHSVVSPSPPASLRLLNPYSVFSSSNPSSFPDTKTLSLSSNPRHLKNLIEYQRNVRNSSVKAISYDNFGKKERKRNGIWSIRDDLHTPSSPYFPVHAQWEGVEGPPLMLQERFFNVISQLFEHRIIRCGGEVEDYMANMIVAQLLYLDAVDPKKDIVMYVNSPGGSVTAGMAIYDTMRHIRPDVSTVCVGLAASMGAFILSAGTKGKRFSLPMSRIMIHQPMGEIEDGDIEDMEIQWAEILHHKANLSGYLAYHTGQSYEKVTEDTDRDFFMSAEEARDYGLIDGVITNPNDLLSLGAAANL from the exons ATGGCGCATTCAGTGGTCTCCCCATCGCCGCCTGCTTCTCTTAGACTACTCAACCCTTATTCGGTCTTCTCTTCCTCTAACCCTAGCTCCTTTCCAGATACCaaaaccctttctctctcctccaaccCCAG ACACTTGAAAAACCTCATTGAATATCAACGGAATGTTCGTAATTCTTCAGTGAAGGCCATATCATATGATAACTTTGGCAAGAAGGAGAGGAAACGGAATGGTATTTGGTCCATTAG GGATGATTTGCATACCCCATCTTCACCATACTTTCCAGTTCATGCGCAATGGGAAGGAGTCGAAGGACCGCCGCTTATGTTGCAAGAGCGTTTTTTCAATGTTATCAGTCAGCTTTTTGAGCAT AGGATAATACGTTGTGGCGGAGAAGTTGAAGATTACATGGCAAATATGATAGTTGCTCAGCTTCTCTATCTCGACGCTGTCGATCCTAAAAAG GATATTGTCATGTATGTGAATTCTCCTGGAGGATCAGTTACTGCTG GTATGGCTATTTATGACACAATGAGGCATATACGACCTGATGTTTCCACTGTATGTGTTGGACTAGCTGCTAG CATGGGAGCTTTCATTCTTAGCGCTGGCACCAAAG GAAAAAGGTTTAGCCTGCCAATGTCGAGGATAATGATCCATCAGCCTATGGGTGAAATTGAAGATGGTGATATAGAAGATATGGAGATCCAG TGGGCTGAAATTTTACATCACAAGGCAAATTTGTCCGGGTATCTGGCTTATCATACTGGCCAAAGCTACGAGAAGGTCACCGAGGACACAGACCGTGATTTCTTTATGAGTGCTGAAGAAGCCCGAGATTATGGGCTTATAGATGGAGTTATCACGAATCCTAATGATCTGCTGTCTCTGGGAGCTGCTGCAAATCTATAG
- the LOC131313672 gene encoding uncharacterized protein LOC131313672: MEEFAGPWFEGIGSTISRKKRSHTFRRPRPESVQFPETCDPSPSSSTPPSDDLSKLSSDEITGDDTNSRRKVFNLNQCALRGTAGRVGEYPNKKIKGDRSSSLLNGDGDLGGEGVFFPHSKTTSKTKGSLELHSTTEGINGGRNGESQSSGNPRVNGQGVGNDKVKKVKLKVGGVTCTIQTNVNANGASGGGASAKSFRTSDAPRSQRKMILQDNSDNDHTLPNKKSGMRGVPWKDFTRGSSATREKEDSSMGKNASRNQGENSEQIRKSKRVPKRRVLDGAFDEEDGDDEIRYLEKLKFSKVAAVSKSFEEHSRKKQRISKVSENTKCDAVSEDFVLARSSIDDKKSRSERGSEDTDYEEEEVVSDGGGPDGKKKKKPRNNSIDSPIEGKRELGLTTRQRALLSSKDVSVSGASVVEFPNGLPPAPPRKQKEKLSAVEQQLKKAEAAERRRIQVEKAARESEAEAIKKILGQDSSRKKREDKMKQRREEIAQEKDANALKLAPNTIRLVIGSTGTVVTFPNDMGLPSIFEPKSHSYPPPRERCAGPSCANPYKYRDSKSKLPLCSLQCYKAIHEKMQAEATS; encoded by the exons ATGGAAGAGTTTGCGGGCCCTTGGTTTGAAGGTATAGGAAGCACTATTAGTAGAAAGAAGAGGAGTCACACTTTCCGACGGCCTAGACCTGAGTCAGTGCAGTTTCCTGAGACTTGTGACCCTTCTCCCTCATCATCAACACCGCCTTCTGATGACTTAAGCAAGCTTTCCAGTGATGAGATTACAGGGGATGACACTAATTCTAGGAGGAAAGTGTTCAATCTTAATCAGTGTGCTTTGAGGGGTACTGCTGGCAGAGTAGGTGAATACCCTAATAAAAAGATTAAAGGTGATAGATCATCTAGTTTGTTGAACGGTGACGGAGATTTGGGAGGTGAAGGGGTCTTTTTCCCTCATTCAAAAACGACGAGCAAGACAAAGGGCAGTTTGGAATTGCATTCCACCACTGAAGGTATTAATGGTGGAAGGAATGGTGAAAGTCAGAGTTCAGGGAACCCAAGAGTAAATGGACAAGGAGTCGGGAATGACAAGGTTAAAAAGGTTAAGCTTAAGGTTGGTGGAGTCACATGTACAATTCAAACAAACGTGAATGCTAATGGTGCATCAGGTGGTGGGGCTTCTGCGAAAAGTTTTCGAACTTCAGATGCTCCTCGCTCACAGCGCAAGATGATTCTTCAG GACAATTCTGACAATGACCATACTCTACCAAATAAGAAGAGTGGTATGCGAGGAGTTCCCTGGAAGGATTTCACAAGAGGCAGTTCTGCTACTCGTGAGAAGGAGGATTCTTCAATGGGGAAGAATGCATCTAGAAACCAAGGTGAGAATTCAGAGCAAATTCGTAAGAGCAAGAGGGTGCCAAAGAGGCGTGTATTGGATGGGGCGTTTGACGAAGAGGATGGAGATGATGAGATCAGATACCTAGAGAAACTGAAATTTTCTAAGGTCGCTGCAGTTAGTAAAAGTTTTGAGGAACACTCAAGGAAGAAACAGCGAATTTCAAAGGTTTCTGAGAACACTAAATGTGATGCGGTTTCGGAAGATTTTGTCCTTGCAAGGTCAAGTATAGATGATAAGAAGTCCCGATCAGAAAGAGGATCTGAGGACACAGATTATGAGGAGGAGGAAGTGGTGTCTGATGGTGGTGGGCCTGAtggtaagaagaagaagaaacctaGGAATAACTCCATTGATTCACCTATTGAAGGTAAGAGGGAATTGGGCCTCACAACTCGCCAGCGGGCCCTTTTATCCAGCAAAGATGTTTCTGTATCCGGTGCCAGTGTAGTTGAATTTCCCAACGGTCTACCACCTGCCCCTCCTCGAA AGCAAAAGGAGAAGCTTTCAGCAGTGGAGCAACAACTAAAGAAAGCTGAGGCGGCTGAAAGGCGTAGAATTCAAGTTGAGAAGGCAGCTCGGGAATCAGAG GCTGaggcaataaagaaaatactAGGTCAGGATTCCAGTCGTAAGAAACGAGAAGATAAAATGAAGCAGCGCCGGGAAGAGATCGCACAG GAGAAGGATGCCAATGCACTTAAGCTTGCACCAAACACCATTAGATTGGTCATTGGCTCTACTGGGACTGTTGTTACATTCCCAAACGACATGGGGTTGCCTAGCATTTTTGAACCCAAATCTCACAG TTATCCTCCTCCTCGTGAAAGATGTGCGGGCCCATCCTGTGCCAACCCTTACAAGTATAGAGATTCCAAGTCAAAGCTTCCTCTTTGCAGTCTCCAGTGTTACAAGGCAATTCATGAGAAGATGCAGGCTGAAGCTACCAGCTAA
- the LOC131313572 gene encoding WRKY transcription factor 22-like: protein MSSSVMDGSLSEGLDSTPEERKELEAETQASKRRQVVEKTVVRVKIEGNDQQGKQRSEGPPSDCWSWRKYGQKPIKGSPYPRGYYRCSTSKGCSAKKQVERCRTDASMLIITYTSTHNHPGPDPIPTTEKPQNQPTKDHQPTTPKEEEEEEQQPPPPPPPEKEQEPPKDSQEEDANEDHFHYSQSPFNNSQDIIIMGKRENPFDDHQEPISTVLLEEEPLISFPPLLSFSSDQLKSEENDHDFYDELEELPSSSSSSSSFTSSFLRTSNFFDDRILVYPS from the exons atgAGTTCGTCTGTTATGGATGGTTCTCTCTCTGAAGGACTGGACTCAACGCCAGAGGAAAGAAAAGAACTTGAAGCAGAAACGCAGGCATCCAAAAGAAGGCAA GTGGTAGAGAAGACGGTGGTGAGGGTGAAGATAGAAGGGAATGATCAGCAGGGGAAGCAGAGGAGTGAAGGGCCACCTTCTGATTGTTGGTCTTGGAGGAAATATGGCCAAAAACCCATCAAAGGTTCTCCTTAtcccag GGGTTACTACAGATGCAGCACATCAAAAGGTTGTTCAGCTAAAAAACAAGTAGAAAGATGCAGAACAGATGCTTCTATGCTAATCATCACTTATACCTCCACCCACAATCACCCAGGTCCTGATCCAATTCCCACTACTGAAAAACCCCAAAACCAACCAACTAAAGATCATCAACCCACAAcccccaaagaagaagaagaagaagagcagcaaccaccaccaccaccaccaccagaaaAGGAGCAGGAACCCCCCAAGGacagtcaagaagaagatgcaAATGAAGATCATTTCCACTACTCTCAGTCTCCATTCAACAATTCCCAAGACATTATAATAATGGGCAAAAGGGAGAACCCTTttgatgatcatcaagaacCAATTAGTACTGTTCTACTTGAGGAAGAGCCACTCATCAGTTTTCCTCCTCTGTTGAGCTTCTCATCAGATCAGCTTAAATCAGAAGAAAATGATCATGACTTTTATGATGAGCTGGAAGAACtaccttcctcctcctcctcttcttcatctttcACGAGCAGTTTCCTCAGGACTAGCAATTTCTTTGATGATAGGATTCTGGTCTACCCTTCCTGA
- the LOC131314429 gene encoding uncharacterized protein LOC131314429: MVQNSVLDDDRKFLTLTLVLPVLLFSVSLLLSYSCNHTTTTSPPQTNLTETTEDSKTEMETITPPTITTTSPSTSTTSSTVEMIVGGVKIEKNPSESKLAQLGVSSWPKWGCGPSKFPWTFKANETMYLLEGKVNVYTEGYDGFFEIGAGDLVEFPKGMKVTWDVIESVNKHYYLEK, encoded by the exons ATGGTGCAGAATTCAGTTTTAGACGACGACAGGAAAttcctaaccctaaccctagtgCTACCAGTGCTGCTGTTTTCTGTATCTCTCCTATTGTCCTACTCTTGCAACCATACAACTACTACTTCTCCTCCTCAGACCAATTTGACCGAGACAACTGAAGACTCAAAGACAGAGATGGAGACTATTACTCCTCCTACGATTACGACTACTTCTCCTTCAACTTCTACTACTTCTTCTACAGTGGAGATGATAGTTGGTGGGGTGAAAATTGAGAAGAACCCTTCTGAGTCAAAACTCGCTCAACTCGGCGTCTCATCCTGGCCCAA GTGGGGATGTGGTCCGAGCAAATTTCCATGGACATTCAAGGCCAACGAGACAATGTACCTGCTGGAGGGAAAAGTTAACGTCTACACCGAGGGTTATGatggtttttttgaaattggcgCTGGTGATTTGGTTGAATTCCCAAAAGGAATGAAAGTCACTTGGGATGTCATTGAATCTGTTAACAAGCACTATTACTTGGAAAAGTAA
- the LOC131314428 gene encoding uncharacterized protein LOC131314428, protein MGWRIWLEKKQLWIQLSFYLLTTTLLSLLLPLSFLLVARLSTSYSLFSLDPHPITHPSNLSSIIISLFIETNPSLLHALVFLIAAATLFHGLTGQTLFIAEPPEPNSRPNLCISWILLCTLQLCIGLGIEAIIAAGIDGDGFGHERNSSGRIVFVFLLGLHETMLYWWRGVVKPVVDDTVFGFLREERWVERAVMGCGFGALWWWRLRDEVESLVDMVEYESETPMGVGIAGIVGWWLYYLIVTIGMVRIVKGIITWVGVILLYRLEAANPDDDVENEDLEEV, encoded by the coding sequence ATGGGTTGGAGAATATGGCTTGAGAAGAAGCAGCTCTGGATTCAACTATCGTTTTACCTCCTCACCACCACCCTCCTCagcctcctcctccctctctcatTTCTCCTTGTAGCAAGACTCTCAACCTCCTACTCTCTCTTCAGTTTAGACCCTCATCCCATCACACACCCTTCCAATCTTTCCTCTATCATAATATCTCTCTTCATTGAAACAAACCCTTCTCTCCTCCACGCTCTCGTTTTTCTCATCGCCGCTGCCACCCTCTTCCACGGCTTGACCGGTCAGACACTGTTTATAGCCGAGCCACCGGAGCCCAATTCTCGGCCCAATTTGTGTATTTCATGGATTTTGCTCTGTACTTTACAGCTCTGCATTGGTTTGGGCATTGAAGCGATCATAGCAGCTGGGATTGATGGCGATGGTTTTGGTCACGAGAGAAATTCGTCAGGCAGAATTGTCTTTGTCTTTCTCCTAGGGTTGCACGAGACTATGCTATATTGGTGGAGGGGGGTGGTGAAGCCGGTGGTTGATGACACAGTTTTCGGGTTTTTGAGGGAGGAGAGGTGGGTGGAGAGGGCAGTGATGGGTTGTGGGTTTGGCGCGttatggtggtggaggttgaGGGATGAGGTTGAGAGTCTGGTGGATATGGTGGAGTACGAGAGTGAGACGCCAATGGGTGTTGGGATTGCTGGCATTGTTGGGTGGTGGTTGTATTACCTAATTGTGACCATTGGAATGGTGAGGATTGTGAAGGGAATAATCACTTGGGTTGGAGTGATATTGCTTTACAGGCTGGAAGCTGCAAACCCCGATGACGATGTTGAGAACGAAGATCTAGAGGAGGTCTAA